In one Asterias amurensis chromosome 9, ASM3211899v1 genomic region, the following are encoded:
- the LOC139942048 gene encoding pyroglutamyl-peptidase 1-like — MPDKRTVVVTGFGPFWEHKVNASWAAVQELQRLGLQDKDIELITVEVAVEYESAKKLVPQLWKEYDPCLVVHVGVSGIAKELTLEQQAHNTGYDKPDVGYLIPPTKCCYQDGPDCILSQINMSVVCNDVNSSSCPTNAVVSYNAGKYLCDFVYYISLYQNCAQTAFIHVPPLGKPYSVRQLGEGLRAAIHSILKQVRHTKDS, encoded by the exons ATGCCTGACAAGAGAACTGTAGTTGTTACTG GATTTGGACCCTTCTGGGAACACAAGGTGAATGCCAGCTGGGCAGCAGTTCAGGAATTACAGCGTTTGGGCCTTCAGGATAAAGACATAGAACTCATCACTGTAGAAGTTGCTGTTGAGTATGAGTCTGCTAAGAAACTAGTACCCCAACTTTGGAAAGAGTATGACCCATGT CTTGTGGTCCATGTTGGTGTGTCAGGCATCGCTAAAGAGCTAACATTGGAGCAGCAAGCACATAACACAGGTTATGATAAACCAGATGTTGGGTATTTAATTCCCCCTACTAAG TGCTGTTATCAAGATGGTCCTGACTGTATTTTAAGCCAAATCAACATGTCAGTTGTCTGCAATGATGTCAACTCATCTAGCTGTCCCACCAATGCAGTTGTGTCTTACAATGCTGGAAA ATACCTGTGTGATTTCGTCTACTACATCTCCCTTTACCAAAACTGCGCCCAGACTGCCTTCATCCATGTACCACCGCTAGGCAAGCCATACTCTGTCAGACAACTAGGAGAAGGTTTAAGAGCAGCTATACACAGCATTCTCAAGCAAGTAAGGCACACCAAGGATTCGTGA